The genomic stretch TATTATTTCATTACCTAGTAAATTTGTACCTGTTTGAATTGATATAATGTCATCTTGAAATTTATGTTGTTCCCAAGATTTGCTAAACCCTGGAAACCGAATCTCCGCACAGACTCTCCTTCTTTGGAAACATTTTTGCAAGAATCCCTGTTTTGTTTGCTTGAGAGTATCTAGTTCTCGTTGTCGATACATAATAGCGTCATCCATTTGTTTAAGGAAGATACCTATTTTAACTTGTTCATTTTTGTTAGTTATATAAGGAAACTTGACGTTTTTAAAGCTATCATAAAACAGATATTCCCTTACACTTCCTTCGGTATTTCTTCTTACTTCGTTAATAAAAGTTGGCGATTTCATATCGGTGTTTGTCAACATAGTTGTCGCATGAAGCAGTTTAGCTTCTTTAAATTTCACGCCATATGACCATAGCTACCGCGCTTTGCTTGCTGCCCTGATGATTTGAAATGAAAGGGAAAACCATTCTTTCATTTCAAATCATCAGGTGATAAAAAACCCATTCTATTAATCTCCTATAGCCAATAAAGTCTCTTCACGCATAGGATTCAATGCAACCTCTTCATGAGGTGACCAATCCCTTGTGTTTCTTGCGCCCCAGCGTTCTGGATGATGTTGCTTTGCTTGTTCATATACGTCATGCCTTTTTGCCAATATATCTTTAAATTCTCCACTATGGCATTGTGCAGGGGTCACGAAATTTAAACCGCTGTGTAAATGAACCTCGTTGTACCACTTAATAAACTGTCCTGCCCACTTTCTCGCATCCTCCAAGGAAGCAAACCCTTTATGAGGGAACTCAGGACGGTACTTAAGTGTGCGGAACATTGCCTCCGAAAATGGATTGTCATTGCTTACGCGCGGCCTAGAGAACGAGCTTTGAATGCCCAAGGTCTCAAGTAACCCAAGGAATGTCGCGGCCTTCATAGGGCTGCCATTATCAGAGTGTAGTACCAAAGGGCTGCCTTTTATCCCTCTTTAAGCACAGCTTTCTTTACGAGTTTCTCAGCGTATTGGGCCTCCTCTGATTCCCATACTTCCCAACCCACAGCTTTGCGACTGAACAGGTCAAGAATCAAATACAGTCGGTAAGAACAGTCCTTTCACAGGCCCCCAAGCCATGTGATATCCCATGTCCAAACTTGGTTCGGCGCAGTTGCTAGATGCTTTCAGGAACCCGTCTTTTGGGCTTCTGACTGCGGCCACGATGATTCTGCATTTCTTCTTCACGCAGTACGCGATAGAAGGTCGATTCAGATGCGATATACTTCTCCTGATCGGCCAGTTGCGGCACAATCTGAGTAGGAGGTAAATCGGCATATTCTTCTCGGTTCACAACTTCTAAAATTTCTGCCCTTTCTTCTTCCGATAGTTTATTTTAGGCGTGGGCCGTTTGGCATGCGGGCGTTGATCGACTTTGACATCGCCTTCAGACACCCACCGCTGATAGGTCCGCACATGAATATGCAATTCTTCACATGCCTTTGAAAGACGTGCGCCATTTCGATTAGCTTCTTGAATCAATTCCACGGCACGTGCGCGATCTGGTGGGCCTATCATTCGTCCTCTTGGTCCCCCCAAATCGCTCGGGCCTTTTTTCTTAGGAGTAACAATGCGGCAGCTTCTGCCAGCGCCTTCTCCTTTTTTTGAAGATCCTTTTCCAATGTTTTGGATCGCTGTTTTTCCTCTTTTAGTTGTCCAGTTAACGCTTTGGCTTGGTTAAAAGCATTGCCGTTTGCCTGAAGGCAAACTTGTTGCCAAGCATTAATCTGTTCACGGTACAAGCCTTTCTTGCGCAATACTCCGCTATCTCCTCCTCATTCATGGCATATGTTTCCATAACAATCAAAAACTTATCTTCACTGCACCAACGGTCGCTGTTTGTCCGTTTCCAGGTGTTGCCGCACCTGACTCCCTGGCCTCTTTCCGCCATTATACAACGTTGCGTCGGAAATACTACTTCCTCACTTAATGCCTTACGGATTCATTTGTGGTGGCATCATCCGCTTCACTATCGCAGCCTTTCGTTCTTCTGAATAACGTATCCCATTATTTGTCATTACGATGACCTCCGTGTTATTTAGTTAATCATACCACGTTTGCCTCGTACGACAACTATCCTAACAGAGGGGGCTAATGATGATGTTGACGAGGCACTCGAAGAAGCCAGACGCGAAACCGATCCTGATACACGCAAAAAACTCTATAAAGAAGCCCAGGAAATACTCATTGATGTAGCACCAATGATCTATATCCACCACCAGGAGTATCTGCTGGGAGTAGATGACTCTGTGAAAGACTTCGATATTGACGCCCAAGGAATCTATCAAATCCATGAAACATATATCGATTAAAACAATTTGAAGCTATCAAAATCTCCACTTATCGAAAATGATAAGTGGAGATTTTTTGTTATTGTCAAGAAATTAATCAAAAACAAATCATTATCACCCTAAAAAATCAAATAATACTCTCTTTGTAAGCGTTTGAAAAAACTAATACCCGTATAAAAAACATCAATTAGTCAAACGCTTAAATCGGTGGTACATTAAGAATGTAAGTTGTATATACAATTAACAACCATAACAAGTGGAAAGGAAGTTGACAATATGTCTAAGAAAAATGCAAAGACTATTGATTAGACAGCCTTGTAAAAGGATATGAAGATGCTTTTCCTTTTTATCAAGTACTCGCCCCTACAGGCGAAGTTGTAAACTCCGATTTAGAACCAAATTTAAGTGACGAGGAATAACTGAACTAATGAGAAGATTAGTTTGGGCTCGCACGTATGATAAACGCGTAACATTACTTAACCGTCAAGGCGCCCTAGGTAACTATGCTCCAGGCGGTGGACAAGAAGCCAGCCAAGTTGCAACTCAATTTGCATTAGAAGATGGCGACTTTTTCGCAGGTACTTATCGCGACTTAGTTCCACTTATTTTCCATGGTCTGCCTTTGGAAAAAGCATTCCTTTGGTATAAAGGTCATATGAAAGGTAACGAATTCCCTGAAGAACTTCAGGCTTATGCACCCCAAGTTATCGTCGGCGGTCACATCACACACGCCATGGGTGTTGCATTCGGAA from Lentibacillus sp. JNUCC-1 encodes the following:
- a CDS encoding restriction endonuclease subunit S, which produces MKFKEAKLLHATTMLTNTDMKSPTFINEVRRNTEGSVREYLFYDSFKNVKFPYITNKNEQVKIGIFLKQMDDAIMYRQRELDTLKQTKQGFLQKCFQRRRVCAEIRFPGFSKSWEQHKFQDDIISIQTGTNLLGNEIIAAFH